Proteins encoded within one genomic window of Thermomicrobiales bacterium:
- a CDS encoding MFS transporter, whose translation MITQTVMALSSLVIAILTVAGVITVWHLLIISFISSVFFSVDNPTRQALVPDLVGREKLASAIGLNSAAWNAAAIIGPSVAGILIAAVSISGAFFLNAASYIPVLIVVAMIPRVERKATTSRSMTRQLNEGLAYIKSDRIIWGILLLIAIPSVVARPYTQMMPVFARDVLGLGATGFGVLMAASGLGALVGALITASLGGFAKRGWLLVINTVVLGITLVGFAQSRWIIPSIILVIFVGGTSTLMMSLANTLLQGLVPDTMRGRVMSVYTLIAGGLMPLGSMILGAGGEKIGVPLAVGIGGVITIIVALGFVRGFEDVRRVR comes from the coding sequence ATGATCACCCAGACCGTCATGGCGCTCTCATCGCTGGTCATCGCCATCCTGACCGTTGCCGGAGTCATCACCGTCTGGCACCTGCTCATCATCTCGTTTATTTCGTCGGTCTTCTTCTCCGTCGACAACCCTACCCGCCAGGCGCTCGTTCCCGACCTCGTCGGGCGCGAAAAGCTCGCCAGCGCCATCGGACTGAACTCCGCCGCCTGGAACGCCGCCGCGATCATCGGCCCGTCCGTTGCCGGCATTCTCATCGCCGCCGTCTCTATCTCCGGCGCGTTCTTCCTCAACGCAGCCAGCTACATACCCGTCCTCATCGTCGTCGCCATGATCCCGCGCGTTGAACGCAAAGCAACAACATCACGCTCGATGACGCGCCAACTCAACGAAGGACTCGCCTACATCAAGTCCGACCGCATCATCTGGGGCATCTTGCTCCTGATCGCAATCCCCAGCGTCGTCGCTCGCCCCTATACGCAGATGATGCCAGTCTTCGCCCGCGACGTCCTCGGCCTCGGCGCAACCGGCTTCGGTGTCCTGATGGCCGCCAGCGGGCTGGGCGCGCTCGTCGGCGCACTCATCACTGCATCCCTCGGCGGCTTTGCCAAACGCGGCTGGCTGCTTGTCATCAACACAGTCGTCCTCGGCATCACCCTGGTCGGGTTCGCCCAGTCGCGATGGATCATTCCCTCAATCATTCTGGTGATCTTCGTCGGTGGCACATCGACGCTGATGATGTCGCTCGCCAACACGCTGCTGCAGGGACTCGTCCCCGATACCATGCGCGGCCGCGTGATGAGCGTCTACACGTTGATTGCCGGTGGATTGATGCCGCTCGGCTCGATGATCCTCGGCGCAGGCGGTGAGAAGATTGGTGTGCCACTCGCCGTCGGCATTGGCGGTGTCATCACGATCATCGTCGCACTCGGTTTTGTCCGTGGGTTTGAGGATGTGCGCCGCGTCCGCTGA